In Brachypodium distachyon strain Bd21 chromosome 2, Brachypodium_distachyon_v3.0, whole genome shotgun sequence, one genomic interval encodes:
- the LOC100843039 gene encoding uncharacterized protein LOC100843039, which produces MGGGGGRARQNAIRSGIVVLGAAAFGYLSYRVGFKPYLDRAQEAMDSHNSSPSAAAAAAHASAASAASAAGQPDHPGADGDLAPSRDPAVVLRD; this is translated from the coding sequence atgggaggcggcggcggccgggcgaGGCAGAACGCGATCCGGTCGGGCATCGTGGTGCTGGGCGCCGCGGCCTTCGGCTACCTCTCCTACCGCGTCGGATTCAAGCCCTACCTCGACCGCGCCCAGGAGGCCATGGACTCCCACaactcctccccctccgccgccgccgccgcagcgcaCGCCTCCGCTGCCtccgctgcctccgccgccggccagcctGATCaccccggcgccgacggcgaccTCGCCCCGTCCAGGGACCCGGCCGTCGTGCTCCGGGACTGA
- the LOC100838090 gene encoding hexokinase-2 — protein MRKAAAAAVAAAVAVGAALLVRRQIREAKRWARAAAVLRELEERCAATPARLRQVADAVAVEMHAGLASEGGSKLGMIISHVESLPSGQEKGLFYALDLGGTNFRVLRVQLGGKEGRVVKQECEEISIPTNLMTGNSHDLFDFIAAALAKFVASEGEDFHLPEGRQRELGFTFSFPVKQSSISSGTLIKWTKGFAINDTVGEDVVAELSRALDRQGLDMKVTALVNDTIGTLAGGRYDDNDVVVAVILGTGTNAAYVERANAIPKWHGLLPKSGDMVINMEWGNFRSSHLPLTEFDQALDAESLNPGEQIYEKLISGMYLGEIVRRILLKMTQEASLFGDDIPPKLKIPYILTTPHMSMMHHDGSSDLRTVGAQLRDILGIQNTSLKTRRLVVAVCDIVAKRGSRLAAAGIHGILKKLGRDIPSSDKQRTVIAMDGGLYEHYTIFSESLESTLQEILGEEVSSSVVIKLANDGSGIGAALLAAAHSQYLDAEEQ, from the exons atgaggaaggcggcggctgcggcggtcgcggcggcggtggccgtgggggcggcgctgctggTGCGCCGCCAGATTCGCGAGGCGAAGCggtgggcgcgcgcggcggcggtgctgcggGAGCTGGAGGAGCGGTGCGCGGCGACCCCCGCGCGGCTGCGCCAGGTGGCGGACGCCGTGGCCGTGGAGATGCACGCCGGGCTCGCCTCCGAGGGCGGGAGCAAGCTCGGGATGATCATCAGCCACGTCGAGTCCCTCCCGTCAGG GCAAGAGAAGGGGCTATTTTACGCACTTGACCTTGGAGGGACAAATTTCCGTGTTTTACGTGTTCAATTAGGAGGAAAGGAAGGGCGAGTTGTCAAGCAAGAATGCGAAGAGATTTCAATTCCGACAAACTTAATGACAGGGAATTCACAT GACCTATTTGACTTTATCGCCGCTGCTTTGGCAAAATTTGTTGCCTCAGAGGGTGAAGACTTTCATTTGCCCGAGGGAAGGCAAAGAGAACTTGGTTTTACTTTCTCTTTTCCAGTAAAGCAATCTTCAATTTCATCTGGTACTCTTATCAAGTGGACTAAGGGTTTTGCTATTAATGACACG GTAGGCGAGGATGTCGTGGCTGAATTAAGCAGGGCTCTGGACCGTCAGGGTCTCGATATGAAAGTCACAGCACTG GTAAATGATACTATAGGGACATTGGCTGGCGGGAGATATGATGACAatgatgttgttgttgctgttatACTGGGTACAGGTACTAATGCAGCATATGTGGAACGTGCCAATGCAATTCCTAAATGGCATGGCCTCCTGCCCAAGTCAGGAGATATG GTAATAAATATGGAATGGGGGAACTTTAGGTCATCCCATCTTCCTTTGACTGAATTTGATCAAGCATTAGATGCCGAAAGCCTGAATCCTGGAGAACAG ATTTATGAGAAGCTGATCTCTGGTATGTATTTGGGGGAAATTGTAAGAAGAATCCTGTTAAAGATGACTCAAGAAGCTTCTCTTTTTGGTGATGATATACCACCAAAACTAAAGATTCCATACATTCTTAC GACACCGCATATGTCAATGATGCATCATGACGGATCATCTGATCTCAGAACAGTTGGAGCCCAACTGAGAGATATCCTAGGG ATCCAAAACACCTCACTTAAAACAAGAAGACTAGTTGTGGCTGTATGCGATATCGTTGCAAAGCGTGGGTCACGTCTCGCTGCTGCAGGGATACACGGGATCCTCAAAAAGCTTGGACGGGATATCCCCAGCAGCGACAAGCAAAGGACGGTGATTGCCATGGACGGTGGGCTCTACGAGCACTACACGATCTTCAGCGAGTCCCTGGAGAGCACCCTGCAGGAGATTCTAGGGGAGGAAGTTTCGTCCTCTGTCGTGATCAAGCTTGCGAATGACGGGTCAGGTATTGGGGCTGCTCTCCTCGCTGCGGCTCATTCTCAGTACCTTGATGCTGAAGAGCAATAG